One part of the Luteibacter yeojuensis genome encodes these proteins:
- a CDS encoding PilT/PilU family type 4a pilus ATPase has protein sequence MDIGYFLKLMVDKGASDMFLTTGAPVNIKVEGKLYPLGNTGLPSGMVKKIAYSLMDEGQVPQFERDLELNMALAVKEAGRFRINVFKQRGEIGMVIRAIKSEIPSLEELRLPAIFRDLIMEPRGLILVVGATGSGKSTTLAAMLDHRNSNSSGHILTIEDPIEYLHRHKRSIVNQREVGLDTHSYHEALKNAMREAPDVIMIGEIRDTDTMEAAISFSETGHLCLATLHSNNADQTLERILNFFPESAHKNVLMNLALNLRAVISQRLVIGKDGRRMPATEVLLNTPLIRDMIRRGQIHEVKDAMDRSLQEGMQTFDQSLYRLYKEGLITLEECLNKADSRDGLALKIRLSEGASGNEFASSDPYGIGV, from the coding sequence GTGGATATTGGTTATTTCCTGAAGCTGATGGTGGACAAGGGCGCGTCGGACATGTTCCTGACGACCGGTGCCCCTGTGAACATCAAGGTGGAGGGCAAGCTTTACCCGCTCGGTAACACCGGCCTGCCCAGCGGCATGGTCAAGAAAATCGCCTATTCCCTGATGGACGAGGGGCAGGTCCCCCAGTTCGAGCGCGATCTCGAGCTCAACATGGCCCTGGCCGTGAAGGAAGCCGGACGGTTCCGCATCAACGTGTTCAAGCAGCGCGGCGAGATCGGCATGGTCATCCGTGCCATCAAGAGCGAGATCCCCTCCCTCGAGGAACTCCGCCTGCCCGCGATCTTCCGCGACCTGATCATGGAGCCGCGCGGCCTGATCCTCGTCGTGGGCGCCACCGGCTCGGGCAAGTCCACCACCCTGGCGGCCATGCTCGACCACCGCAACAGCAACAGTTCCGGGCACATCCTCACCATCGAGGACCCGATCGAGTACCTGCACCGGCACAAGCGGTCCATCGTGAACCAGCGCGAGGTGGGCCTCGACACCCACAGCTACCACGAGGCGCTGAAGAACGCGATGCGCGAGGCGCCGGACGTCATCATGATCGGCGAGATCCGCGACACCGACACGATGGAGGCCGCCATCTCGTTCTCGGAGACGGGCCACCTCTGCCTCGCGACGCTGCATTCGAACAACGCCGACCAGACGCTGGAGCGCATCCTCAACTTCTTCCCGGAATCGGCACACAAGAACGTGCTGATGAACCTCGCCCTGAACCTGCGCGCGGTGATCAGCCAGCGCCTGGTCATCGGCAAGGACGGCCGCCGCATGCCGGCCACCGAGGTCCTGCTCAACACCCCGCTGATCCGCGACATGATCCGCCGCGGCCAGATCCACGAGGTGAAGGACGCCATGGACCGCAGCCTGCAGGAAGGCATGCAGACCTTCGACCAGTCCCTGTACCGCCTCTACAAGGAGGGCCTGATCACGCTCGAGGAATGCCTCAACAAGGCCGACTCGCGGGACGGCCTGGCGCTGAAGATCCGCCTGTCGGAAGGGGCCTCCGGAAACGAGTTCGCCTCGAGCGACCCGTACGGTATCGGGGTCTGA
- a CDS encoding DUF4398 domain-containing protein: protein MVHILPSNALSRGRRLIGLASLALAIATLAGCASVPPPDGAMNQALAQLQAARDAGAADYAPVDLDYAQSKFRQAQAAMASRKYEDAALLADESRADSELARAKARLGAVRAQNAAKSKENASMRVEMIDNHANDTVPIPNNVQESETVLPEPIDNTPPPAGGETQPLNDQGGQ, encoded by the coding sequence ATGGTGCACATCTTGCCGTCGAACGCCCTTTCGAGGGGCCGCCGGCTCATCGGCCTGGCCTCCCTGGCCCTGGCTATCGCCACCCTCGCTGGCTGCGCCAGCGTGCCCCCGCCGGACGGCGCCATGAACCAGGCGCTCGCGCAACTCCAGGCCGCGCGCGACGCCGGCGCCGCAGATTATGCGCCGGTGGACCTGGATTACGCACAAAGCAAATTCCGCCAGGCCCAGGCCGCCATGGCCAGCCGCAAGTACGAGGACGCCGCCCTGCTCGCCGACGAATCCCGCGCGGACAGCGAGCTGGCCCGCGCCAAGGCGCGCCTGGGCGCGGTCCGTGCGCAAAACGCGGCCAAGAGCAAGGAAAACGCCAGCATGCGCGTGGAGATGATCGATAACCACGCGAACGACACCGTGCCGATTCCGAACAACGTGCAGGAATCCGAGACGGTCCTGCCGGAACCCATCGACAACACGCCTCCGCCCGCCGGTGGCGAAACCCAGCCGCTGAACGACCAGGGAGGCCAGTGA
- a CDS encoding DUF4398 domain-containing protein: MKRSTILLSALVLAVSAGTAVAATEDLDVRRLTSSLDQLSSDPALGGYAQAEQARAREAIGQMAQFKPKDKEHGHYLYIAERRVDIAKAMAQYQDAQAKSAQLDREHDAILLEASRLDAEMARRQLEQQRMQNQMIQEEAARLQQQGVEYSQALEQAKAEGEKARQVAAAQARVANAAKKQAALAEAAARALRDMNSSDGGAPASTPATPAPKKTKKNGH; the protein is encoded by the coding sequence ATGAAGCGCTCCACCATCCTTCTCTCGGCCCTCGTTCTTGCCGTTTCCGCGGGTACGGCCGTCGCCGCCACCGAGGACCTCGATGTGCGCCGCCTGACATCCAGCCTGGATCAGCTTTCCTCCGATCCGGCCCTGGGTGGCTATGCCCAGGCCGAACAAGCCCGTGCCCGCGAGGCGATCGGCCAGATGGCGCAGTTCAAGCCCAAGGACAAGGAGCATGGCCACTACCTGTACATCGCCGAACGCCGGGTGGACATCGCCAAGGCCATGGCCCAGTACCAGGACGCCCAGGCGAAGAGCGCGCAACTGGATCGCGAGCACGACGCCATCCTGCTGGAGGCCAGCCGCCTCGACGCCGAGATGGCCCGGCGCCAGCTCGAGCAGCAGCGCATGCAGAACCAGATGATCCAGGAAGAGGCGGCGCGCCTGCAGCAGCAGGGCGTGGAATATTCCCAGGCCCTGGAGCAGGCCAAGGCCGAGGGCGAGAAGGCCCGGCAGGTCGCGGCCGCCCAGGCCCGCGTGGCCAACGCCGCCAAGAAGCAGGCCGCCCTGGCCGAGGCTGCCGCCCGCGCCCTGCGCGATATGAACTCCTCGGACGGCGGCGCCCCCGCCTCGACGCCGGCCACGCCGGCTCCGAAGAAGACGAAGAAGAACGGGCACTGA
- a CDS encoding YdcH family protein → MRTFTQAHSIASPLSADARMVPAWLPSRPVRTADRSHREEIDMFENQQHDDVEQFIHADAETRRLYFRHKELDSKLEDAGRGCLALGDEALSKMKREKLQAKVQLQRMWDRWQQSRH, encoded by the coding sequence ATGCGTACGTTCACCCAGGCACATAGCATCGCCAGTCCCCTTTCCGCCGATGCGCGGATGGTGCCCGCATGGCTCCCCTCACGACCGGTCCGCACCGCAGACCGATCCCACCGCGAGGAGATCGATATGTTCGAAAACCAGCAGCACGACGACGTCGAGCAGTTCATCCACGCCGATGCCGAGACTCGCCGTCTCTATTTCCGCCACAAGGAACTCGATTCCAAGCTCGAAGACGCCGGCCGCGGATGTCTGGCGCTTGGCGACGAGGCCTTGAGCAAGATGAAGCGGGAAAAGCTGCAGGCCAAGGTACAGCTCCAGCGAATGTGGGACCGTTGGCAACAGTCGCGACACTGA
- a CDS encoding pyridoxal-phosphate dependent enzyme, translated as MSVHDSILELIGRTPMVRAQHLDAGCCELFLKLESANPGGSVKDRIGRSMIEGAERAGKIKPGDTLVEGTAGNTGLGLALVAQQKGYRLVLVVPDKMSREKIFNLKAMGAEVVLTRSDVAKGHPEYYQDMAERIARETPGAYFINQFGNPDNPLAHVQTTGPEILEQLDGKVDAIVVGCGSSGTMSGLTAYLREHSPHTEIVLADPVGSILAQYINEGTLSEKSGSWMVEGIGEDFLPSISDFSMVKKAYAISDKESFLAARELLAKEGVLGGSSTGTLLSAALKYCREQTTPKRVVTLVCDTGNKYLSKMYNDYWMLDNGFLERETFGDLRDLILRPYAQRDTVVVKPQDMLITAYNRMKLYDVSQLPVMEGDRIVGILDESDVLLHVHADSAKFRDPVSTAMIASPEMLQVTSPIEALLPVFEKGHVAIVVDGEQFLGLITRIDLLNYLRRKVN; from the coding sequence ATGAGTGTTCACGACAGCATCCTCGAACTGATCGGCCGTACCCCGATGGTGCGCGCCCAGCACCTGGATGCGGGCTGTTGCGAACTGTTCCTGAAGCTGGAAAGCGCCAATCCGGGCGGCTCGGTGAAGGATCGCATCGGCCGTTCGATGATCGAGGGCGCCGAGCGCGCCGGAAAGATCAAGCCAGGCGACACGCTGGTGGAGGGCACCGCCGGCAATACCGGCCTGGGGCTTGCCCTGGTCGCGCAGCAAAAGGGCTACCGGCTGGTCCTGGTCGTGCCCGACAAGATGAGCCGCGAGAAAATCTTCAACCTGAAGGCCATGGGCGCCGAAGTCGTGCTCACCCGCTCGGACGTCGCCAAGGGGCACCCCGAGTACTACCAGGACATGGCCGAGCGCATCGCCCGGGAAACGCCCGGGGCGTACTTCATCAACCAGTTCGGCAACCCGGACAACCCGCTTGCCCATGTGCAAACCACCGGGCCCGAGATCCTCGAACAGCTGGACGGCAAGGTCGACGCCATCGTCGTCGGCTGCGGCTCGTCCGGGACGATGAGCGGCCTCACCGCCTACCTTCGCGAGCACTCGCCCCATACCGAAATCGTCCTTGCCGACCCGGTGGGCTCCATCCTCGCGCAGTACATCAACGAGGGCACGCTGTCGGAGAAGTCAGGCAGCTGGATGGTGGAAGGCATCGGCGAGGACTTCCTCCCTTCGATCAGCGATTTTTCGATGGTGAAGAAGGCCTACGCCATCAGCGACAAGGAAAGCTTCCTCGCCGCGCGTGAGCTCCTGGCGAAGGAGGGCGTGCTGGGCGGTTCATCCACGGGTACGCTGCTTTCCGCTGCGCTGAAATACTGCCGCGAACAGACCACGCCCAAGCGTGTGGTGACCCTGGTCTGCGATACGGGCAACAAATACCTGTCGAAGATGTACAACGATTACTGGATGCTCGATAACGGCTTCCTGGAGCGTGAGACCTTCGGCGACCTGCGCGATCTCATCCTGCGCCCGTACGCCCAGCGCGATACCGTCGTGGTGAAGCCGCAGGACATGCTTATCACCGCCTACAACCGCATGAAGCTGTACGACGTGTCGCAGCTGCCGGTCATGGAGGGCGACCGCATCGTCGGCATCCTCGACGAATCCGATGTGCTGCTCCATGTGCACGCCGACAGCGCGAAGTTCCGCGATCCGGTGTCCACCGCCATGATCGCCTCGCCGGAAATGCTCCAGGTGACTTCGCCCATCGAGGCGTTGTTGCCGGTGTTCGAAAAGGGTCATGTCGCGATCGTGGTCGACGGGGAGCAATTCCTCGGGCTGATCACGCGGATCGATTTGCTCAATTATCTGCGTCGCAAGGTCAACTAA
- the maiA gene encoding maleylacetoacetate isomerase codes for MSLVLYTYWRSSAAYRVRIVLNLKGLVYEARLVHLVNEGGQHLKADYRALSPQAQLPTLVDDGRIVRQSMAIMEYLEETRPEPALMPADPAGRAKVRELMQAVATDIHPVGNLRVLKAIEADFGADQAVKEAWSRRWIALGFDGLEKLLADGTAGRFSYGDTPSLADACLVPQYYNAVRWGVDLAPYPTIRRVVEACQALDAFRRAAPEAQPDAPNPL; via the coding sequence ATGTCCCTCGTCCTTTACACCTACTGGCGCTCCAGCGCTGCCTACCGCGTGCGCATCGTGCTCAACCTCAAGGGGCTGGTCTACGAGGCCCGCCTGGTACACCTCGTGAACGAGGGCGGACAGCACCTGAAGGCCGATTACCGCGCGCTGTCACCGCAGGCACAGTTGCCCACGCTCGTCGACGACGGGCGCATCGTGCGCCAGTCGATGGCGATCATGGAGTACCTCGAGGAGACCCGTCCCGAGCCGGCGCTGATGCCGGCCGACCCCGCAGGCAGGGCGAAGGTGCGCGAACTCATGCAGGCGGTCGCCACCGATATCCATCCGGTAGGCAACCTGCGGGTGCTGAAGGCGATCGAGGCCGACTTCGGCGCCGACCAGGCCGTGAAGGAAGCCTGGTCGAGGCGCTGGATCGCGCTCGGCTTCGACGGCCTGGAAAAGCTGCTGGCCGACGGCACGGCTGGCCGGTTCAGCTATGGGGACACGCCGAGCCTGGCCGACGCCTGCCTCGTGCCGCAGTACTACAACGCCGTGCGCTGGGGTGTGGACCTCGCGCCGTATCCGACGATCCGGCGGGTGGTCGAGGCTTGCCAGGCGCTGGATGCCTTCCGCAGGGCCGCGCCCGAGGCCCAGCCAGACGCTCCGAATCCCCTGTAG
- the glmS gene encoding glutamine--fructose-6-phosphate transaminase (isomerizing), with translation MCGIVAAVAQRDIAPILIAGLKALEYRGYDSAGMAIADGGEIRRVRAKGKVREMEALYDADPVPGGTGIAHTRWATHGVPSELNAHPHVQGRIAIVHNGIIENYASLRDALKAKGRTFQSETDTEVMGAVIDEHVKAGKPLREAVTAAVRELEGAYAIAVMSLDEPERIVGARRGCPLLVGIGIGEHFLGSDAQALIKVTNRMMYLEEDDVVEITRDSVAVFGLDGKPVDRTAHESEISADSVERGEYRHYMQKEIFEQPRAVADTLEGRIGPHGVLPNIFGIDADPILDKTRGIHIVACGTSYHAGMVAKYWIEELARIPVVVEVASEYRYRDVVVPENTLFVAVSQSGETADTLAAMRESRRRGYLATFAICNVPESSVVRESDLRLMTRAGPEIGVASTKAFTTQLAAFALLALDLGRRRGLDNARYLEHCKELQSLPRYIENALQSEPAIVKIADHFINKQHALFLGRGAQFPVALEGSLKLKEISYIHAEAYPAGELKHGPLALVDENMPIVAVAPNGPLLDKLKSNLQEVRARGGELIVFADERAEMDADTAHIATVRVDGGGDLIAPAVFTVPMQLLAYHVAVQRGTDVDQPRNLAKSVTVE, from the coding sequence ATGTGTGGAATCGTCGCCGCTGTCGCGCAGCGTGATATCGCGCCCATCCTCATCGCGGGGCTCAAGGCCTTGGAATACCGCGGGTACGACTCCGCGGGCATGGCCATTGCGGACGGCGGCGAGATCCGCCGCGTGCGCGCCAAGGGCAAGGTCCGCGAAATGGAGGCGTTGTACGACGCCGACCCGGTGCCGGGCGGCACGGGTATCGCGCATACCCGCTGGGCGACGCATGGCGTTCCCAGCGAGTTGAACGCCCACCCGCATGTGCAGGGCCGCATCGCCATCGTGCACAACGGCATCATCGAGAATTACGCCTCGCTGCGGGATGCGCTGAAGGCCAAGGGCCGCACCTTCCAGTCCGAGACGGATACGGAAGTGATGGGTGCCGTGATCGACGAGCATGTGAAGGCCGGAAAGCCCTTGCGTGAGGCCGTCACCGCCGCCGTGCGCGAACTGGAGGGGGCCTATGCCATCGCGGTGATGAGCCTGGACGAGCCGGAACGCATCGTCGGTGCCCGTCGTGGCTGCCCGCTGCTGGTCGGCATCGGCATCGGTGAGCATTTCCTGGGATCGGACGCGCAGGCGCTGATCAAGGTCACCAACCGCATGATGTACCTGGAGGAGGACGACGTCGTCGAGATCACCCGCGACAGCGTCGCCGTCTTCGGGCTGGACGGCAAGCCGGTGGACCGCACCGCGCACGAAAGCGAGATCAGCGCGGATTCGGTGGAGCGGGGCGAGTACCGCCACTACATGCAGAAGGAAATCTTCGAACAGCCGCGCGCCGTCGCCGATACGCTCGAGGGTCGCATCGGACCGCACGGCGTCCTGCCGAACATCTTCGGCATCGACGCCGATCCCATCCTGGACAAGACGCGCGGCATCCACATCGTCGCCTGCGGTACCAGCTACCACGCCGGCATGGTGGCGAAATACTGGATCGAGGAACTGGCGCGCATCCCGGTCGTGGTCGAAGTGGCCAGCGAATACCGCTACCGCGACGTCGTGGTGCCGGAGAACACGCTGTTCGTGGCGGTGTCGCAGTCCGGCGAAACCGCCGACACGCTGGCCGCCATGCGCGAATCGCGCCGCCGCGGCTACCTGGCCACGTTCGCGATCTGCAACGTGCCGGAATCCTCGGTGGTGCGCGAATCCGACCTGCGCCTGATGACCCGCGCGGGTCCGGAGATCGGCGTCGCCTCGACCAAGGCATTCACCACGCAGCTCGCGGCTTTCGCACTGCTGGCGCTGGACCTCGGCCGTCGCCGCGGGCTGGACAACGCGCGCTATCTCGAGCATTGCAAGGAACTGCAGTCGCTGCCGCGTTATATCGAGAACGCGCTGCAGAGCGAACCGGCCATCGTGAAGATCGCCGACCACTTCATCAACAAGCAGCACGCGCTGTTCCTCGGCCGCGGTGCGCAGTTCCCGGTGGCGCTGGAAGGCTCCCTGAAGCTCAAGGAGATCTCCTACATCCATGCCGAAGCCTATCCGGCCGGCGAACTGAAGCACGGCCCGCTGGCCCTGGTGGACGAGAACATGCCCATCGTGGCCGTGGCGCCGAACGGACCGCTGCTGGACAAGCTGAAGTCGAACCTGCAGGAAGTGCGGGCGCGTGGCGGCGAGCTGATCGTGTTCGCGGACGAACGGGCGGAGATGGATGCGGACACGGCGCATATCGCCACCGTGCGCGTGGATGGCGGCGGCGACCTGATCGCGCCGGCCGTGTTTACCGTGCCGATGCAGTTGCTGGCGTATCACGTCGCCGTGCAGCGTGGGACGGACGTGGATCAGCCGCGCAATCTGGCGAAGTCGGTCACCGTCGAGTGA
- a CDS encoding HAD hydrolase-like protein encodes MLVLFDLDGTLIDSELGILAGVRHSLASVGADAPDDTVLRSWIGPPLRISFGAVLDGDSERVEAAVEAYSQRFREVGWSEHTVYDGVGEMVAALVEAGHRLAVVTSKTRTHAEPILAHLPFGHLFERLYAPPPATAHSEKAEMIAAALADFAQPAGDTIMVGDRLFDMEGAVANGVRGVGVLWGFGDREELETAGAWKVVETPAEVVLLAGEVIAG; translated from the coding sequence ATGCTCGTCCTGTTCGACCTCGACGGCACCCTCATCGATTCGGAACTCGGCATACTCGCCGGCGTTCGCCATTCGCTGGCGAGCGTGGGCGCGGACGCCCCGGACGACACCGTCCTGCGCTCCTGGATCGGACCGCCGCTCCGGATAAGCTTCGGTGCGGTGCTGGACGGTGACAGCGAGCGCGTGGAAGCGGCCGTCGAGGCCTATTCGCAACGCTTCCGCGAGGTCGGCTGGTCCGAGCATACCGTGTACGACGGCGTCGGCGAGATGGTCGCCGCCCTCGTCGAGGCGGGACATCGCCTCGCGGTGGTGACCAGCAAGACGCGCACGCACGCCGAGCCGATCCTCGCCCACCTGCCCTTCGGCCACCTGTTCGAGCGCCTCTATGCTCCGCCGCCGGCGACGGCCCACAGCGAAAAGGCGGAAATGATCGCTGCGGCACTCGCCGACTTCGCACAACCCGCCGGCGATACGATCATGGTTGGCGATCGCCTCTTCGATATGGAGGGTGCGGTCGCCAACGGCGTGCGCGGCGTCGGCGTGCTCTGGGGCTTCGGCGACCGGGAAGAGCTTGAGACGGCCGGTGCGTGGAAAGTGGTCGAGACGCCCGCCGAAGTCGTCCTGCTCGCGGGCGAGGTCATCGCGGGCTAG
- a CDS encoding phosphoglycerate kinase, giving the protein MSVIRMQDLDLRGKRVLIREDLNVPVENGKITSTQRLDASLPTIVAARDAGAKVMVISHLGRPKEGEFDEASSLKPVADWLGGKLGKDVRLVRDYLDGVDVADGEVVVLENCRMNVGEGKDDEGLSKKYAALCDVFVMDAFGTAHRAQASTHGVIRFAPVAAAGPLLAKELDALGKALENPSHPLLAIVAGSKVSTKLELLQNLVDRVDQLIVGGGIANTFILAAGHKVGKSLVEADLLDTAKKIMADAKARGADVPVPTDVVVATEFSASAKATVKAVGEVADNEMILDIGPETAKRYAELIAKAGTVVWNGPVGVFEFDAFGKGTETLARAIAASKAFSIAGGGDTLAAVDKYGIEDGVSYISTGGGAFLEFLEGKELPAVAALKARAEAK; this is encoded by the coding sequence GTGTCCGTCATCCGCATGCAAGACCTCGACCTGCGCGGCAAACGCGTGCTGATCCGCGAGGACCTGAACGTTCCGGTGGAGAACGGGAAGATCACCTCCACCCAGCGCCTCGACGCCTCGCTGCCGACCATCGTCGCCGCCCGCGACGCCGGCGCGAAGGTCATGGTCATCTCGCACCTGGGCCGGCCGAAGGAGGGCGAGTTCGACGAGGCCTCTTCGCTGAAGCCCGTCGCCGACTGGCTCGGCGGGAAACTCGGCAAGGACGTGCGCCTGGTGCGCGACTACCTCGACGGCGTGGATGTCGCCGACGGCGAAGTCGTGGTGCTGGAGAATTGCCGCATGAACGTCGGCGAGGGCAAGGACGACGAAGGACTGTCGAAGAAGTACGCCGCGCTCTGCGATGTCTTCGTCATGGACGCTTTCGGCACGGCCCATCGTGCCCAGGCATCGACCCACGGGGTCATCCGCTTCGCGCCCGTGGCCGCCGCAGGCCCCCTGCTGGCGAAGGAGCTGGATGCGCTGGGCAAGGCGCTGGAGAACCCGAGCCACCCGCTGCTGGCCATCGTCGCCGGCTCCAAGGTGTCCACTAAGCTCGAACTGCTGCAAAACCTCGTCGACCGCGTCGACCAGCTGATCGTGGGCGGCGGCATCGCCAACACGTTCATCCTCGCCGCCGGCCACAAGGTGGGCAAGTCGCTGGTCGAAGCCGACCTGCTCGATACCGCGAAGAAGATCATGGCCGATGCGAAGGCGCGCGGCGCCGACGTGCCGGTGCCGACCGACGTCGTGGTCGCCACGGAATTCTCGGCCAGTGCCAAGGCCACGGTGAAGGCCGTCGGCGAAGTGGCCGACAACGAGATGATCCTCGACATCGGACCCGAGACGGCGAAACGCTACGCCGAACTGATCGCCAAGGCGGGCACGGTGGTCTGGAACGGCCCGGTGGGCGTCTTCGAATTCGACGCCTTCGGCAAGGGCACGGAAACGCTGGCCCGCGCCATCGCGGCTTCCAAGGCCTTCTCGATCGCCGGGGGCGGCGACACCCTTGCAGCCGTCGACAAATACGGCATCGAAGATGGCGTGTCGTATATCTCCACCGGCGGCGGAGCCTTCCTGGAATTCCTCGAAGGCAAGGAGCTGCCGGCCGTGGCCGCACTCAAGGCCCGGGCGGAAGCGAAGTAA